Proteins encoded by one window of Candidatus Limnocylindrales bacterium:
- a CDS encoding BNR-4 repeat-containing protein, translating into MRAIPQRARAYGFSKPAVVNPLAPFQVIADGNGTIGSGPSVVYRNGATYFGWVNSSGDVGITKYVHATQALTSFTLAAAFEVNGHDNATISILPDGRIMCLYCKHNDTGEMRMRISTSAYDISAWSPQTTVDVLNSGGGMAYNLTFQLSVTGKTYMLYRAGSWAQRMRATVDGSTWDTDRVVISNGSQRPYPQVYSDGVSRVDFVFSTGNPAQVANSLYHGYMISDAGGTETYYKSDGTLIGAAPLTPANATLVYDGTSQDGWAWDIATGPDGHPWVLWVKYVTPGTDHRHMFSRWTGLAWVHTEITPSGGSIDTQTYSDGQACFDGNDPTKAYLSKRVGSWNEIQLWETSDSGATWSKTADITSGSSVHAFTPRSPEGHAGDLTVSWYSGTQVDYLDYDTAIRAAGA; encoded by the coding sequence GTGCGAGCAATCCCGCAGCGCGCCAGGGCATACGGCTTCAGCAAGCCGGCGGTGGTCAATCCGCTCGCGCCCTTCCAGGTCATCGCAGACGGGAATGGAACGATCGGCTCCGGGCCCAGTGTGGTGTACAGGAACGGTGCCACGTACTTCGGCTGGGTGAATTCCAGCGGCGATGTCGGCATCACCAAGTACGTCCACGCCACGCAGGCGCTGACCAGCTTCACGCTGGCGGCAGCTTTCGAGGTCAACGGGCACGACAACGCAACCATCAGCATCCTGCCCGATGGCCGAATCATGTGCCTGTACTGCAAGCACAACGACACAGGCGAGATGCGCATGAGGATCAGCACCTCCGCCTACGACATCAGTGCATGGAGTCCGCAGACGACCGTCGATGTCTTGAACTCGGGCGGCGGGATGGCCTACAACCTGACGTTCCAGTTGAGCGTCACCGGCAAGACCTACATGCTCTATCGCGCTGGCAGCTGGGCGCAGCGCATGCGTGCCACCGTGGATGGCTCAACCTGGGACACGGACAGGGTGGTGATCAGCAATGGCTCGCAGCGCCCGTACCCACAGGTGTATTCGGACGGGGTGTCACGTGTCGACTTCGTTTTCTCGACTGGAAATCCCGCCCAGGTCGCGAACTCCCTGTACCACGGGTACATGATTTCAGACGCGGGCGGCACGGAAACCTACTACAAGTCAGACGGCACGCTGATTGGTGCCGCTCCGCTGACGCCAGCGAATGCCACGCTCGTCTATGACGGCACGTCGCAGGACGGCTGGGCCTGGGACATTGCGACCGGTCCGGATGGCCATCCTTGGGTGCTGTGGGTCAAGTACGTGACGCCTGGGACCGACCATAGGCATATGTTCAGCCGTTGGACTGGTTTAGCGTGGGTGCACACCGAGATCACACCCTCTGGCGGCAGCATCGACACGCAGACGTACAGCGATGGCCAGGCCTGCTTCGACGGCAACGACCCGACGAAGGCCTACCTCTCAAAGCGCGTTGGCTCATGGAATGAGATTCAGCTTTGGGAGACCAGCGACAGTGGCGCGACCTGGAGCAAGACGGCTGACATCACGAGCGGTAGCAGCGTTCATGCATTCACGCCGCGCAGTCCCGAGGGGCATGCTGGTGATCTTACGGTGAGCTGGTACTCCGGCACGCAAGTGGACTACCTCGATTACGACACGGCTATTCGCGCTGCAGGTGCCTGA